The nucleotide sequence ggggggggaggtgtgggggaaCCCACAGCAAGGGATCTTGCTGCAGGGAATCCAGCAGGAAATCTCTTTGGGAGTCAGGGTAAGCCCTGACCCCCACACAGACCACCCCcgtccccccctccctcccacccactCGATACAAACTCAAGAGTTTGACACAAACAAGCTTTGGTTGCTAGCAGTAAACATGGATTACATTCTTCTGTGTCCTCCGAGACAATCTTGTGACTCAAAAGGGTTTTCCCAGCCGGGGAGGCTCCCTCCCCTATCTCGTGAGGGACGCAGTTTTATCTCATACATTCAAATGCTCCTGGGTTAGAGCAGGACCCTGAGTGTtctgcctctcccctctgccctcaTGCATAGTGCCCAGCGCCTGCGAGCCgagcctgggcagggtgggggatGATGCAGCGAGTTAATTATTGTCAAGACAGAGGGAGAACCACGGTGAGGAGGGGTGGTGGATCGATCccaccctctccagcctggcttccctCTGCAGATAAAGCAAATCCCTGTGCTCTTGGATGCCAGCACCACGCTGGCCCCAGGGGTAACCTGAGCGATTCTCTGAGCTGGTTGCTATTTGCTGTAGCCTAGGACAGGGATGGTGCCAGAGCTCATATCCCCACACAGAGCTGCAAGGCAGAGTCTACAGAGAAGATCCTCTCTCCCTGGCCCATGACCTATTAGATGCTTTGGCTATTTTTATcatttttattactattattcCTCTTCCATTTGTAAACAATAATCAAGGAGAACACTGAGAGAAAGTGGAAAGCTTTACAGAGGTTATTTACACACGAGACAGCTAGCAGAAAAATCACCAAACCATTAcacggggagggggtgggaaaggTCCTACATGATTCTTCCAAGACAGATACAAGAATTaggggggtcgggggggggggagggggagggaagggggcagcagtttccctggcacaacagaggtgccaggggaaggccaTCAGCCCCCCTGCGAGGCAGCAGCGGGACCCAGGCCCGGGTTGGGgacacagccctggagctctCTATTGCATTTACCCCGTGCAGACAAAAGCCTGAAGCAGTTCTGTATAGATCCCATTGCTAGTCAAGAACTAAAGATGTCCttccacacccccacccccaccctcccgAGCAGAGCACCACCACCTCACCACTGAAActactgcagcagggcaggtgagcagctggggagctgccctcCGTCTGCGCGCCCGGGGCAGAGCCATGCCCAGCGGGCAGCGTGGAGTTGGTGCTcctcacctgctccagccctgctctacaGCTAAACCTACCACTACCTACACACCAGCAGAAGCCTTGCCCGCGGCCTGAGCCACCAGCACGGCAGGACACCCTCcctgggaaggctccagccagccccaagctgcAAAGTGGAGTCCTAGTGCCCCCAGACCAGGGACCAGGAGTTTTCCCTGGCCATTGTCAGCCAGAATCTggggaaagccaggaagggaggagaaagatGGAGCAGTTGTACCTCCCTGGGACTTGGATCCGACCTTGGCACCAGGTCCTTTACCCCAGGAGGTCTCAGGTAGCCTTTTGCTTGAGGGCAGGTTAGGGCAGGGGTTTGAAGAAAACCCTCAGGCTCCCAAGAGCCTCCCATACTGCTGTCACCTTTTGCCATGTCCCCTTGCCTGGGCTGGGGCCCCCTGAACAGGCTGGGCACCCCCATCCTCTggctttccaacccccagccaaacagcagcagcctgctgggagccTGTGCAACATCCCAGCCCCCGGGCAATGGGAGGACTTGGGCATGGGGCAGACTGGAGCATTCCCACTGGGATGGTGGGAAGGGGATTTGTGAGAGTGAACAGGAGAGAGAAATGGAGGACAGTCCTCAAAAGCcactgggctgggaggaaaTCTGGAGTTGGGGAGCCAACACAGGCTCTAGCAGCTGgttccctgccccatggcactgcctggcTTCTCCATCCCTGCACATGGATCTGCAGAGCCAAATTCCTCCTCAGTCCACAGGGAAGGGCAAAGAGACTCTATTAAAATACAgtcaaaaagaaagcaaaatcccAAATACATCCcaaaaacaccccccccccccaaccccaaacccacagagGAAAGCTGGACAGGGTCAGTCCTGCATCAGTGAGGGAGAGCTACACTTCCAGTACAAACTTTGTCACAtctttgtgctgctggaaaACATAAAACCCCCTCCTGTCTGTCCAGCACTGGGCTCCAGAGGCATTTTTATCCCTGAGATTGCTCAAATACCTGAGAATAAGTTGCAGGAATTttgtcctttctctctctcttttttttcccttttttttttccttttcctttttctctttttcctttttcttttcctattttccctctctttctttctttctccttaaaGATTAACATATACAAAAATACAAGAACAGaatatttatattaaaaaaaaaaaaagaagaagaagaaaaaaaaattaaccacccacagcctccctccccccccaaaaaaaaccccccagaATCCCCCCCAGATAACCCCAAAGACAAGGAACACCCCCAAGGATACGTCACTCACGCACGTCCTAGTGCAGCTTTCACTTGGTCTTGGCTTCAGCATGGCCAGGGGATGGCTGCCCCAGGACAGGAACCTGTCCACTGGGGCCAATAAATAAAGGCAAGACTTGgagggggggctgctggggaaggagggcagcagccaccAACCAGCTGGGGGGAGCCCTTTCCTCTGCCCCTGGGaaggctcagcccagcagcctttggtttgggagcagcctgggctgggcaggaggagcaggggcagggtgctggctccagagccaggcagcctgggtcgaggcacagctggagctgcctgagcccTGGGTGGGTTTCATGTGCAGCTTCCCAGGGAAATGTTGCCAGCAACGTCCCtgggagctggctctgccccatggctgctgcCCCAGGTGTAACAAAGAGCATTTGTGCTCCAGGaaaccctcctgctgcccagctccacctTTTGGAGGCAGGGAGAAGCCTCAGAGGGGAGGAGATGGCTGCAGAAAAACACCTTGGGCTGGCACCTGGGGGAAGGCTTAGGggaccaaaaaaacaacccaaaagtgGGTTTCTTTTGACCTGAtctcccccaaacccaacaagcaGACAGTAAGTGTGAGCCCAGCCCCGAGAGATGCCCCAGATCCTCCCAGGCTGAGCCCAaatctgagctctgctgctttcagcagtgGGTGACCATGGAAAAACTGCAGCTCCTCAAGCaaggagctgtgaggagcagagggtcCCCCCATGggcatctccccagccctctgcagccagccttctccccttggcctctctccttggggcagagggatggagcaggcaTGGGGAAGGGTCTCCTGCAGCCCatccaagctgtgccagggcctgtTTGAAGCTCAGGAGAACAAGGAGCTGTGAGAGCTCCTCCCTGAGATGCTgtttctctgctcctcctcccagaGACACCACTGCCTGGCTTCACTTGGGCGAATGAAAATGAAATCCAATATGGTTGGGTTTAGTTTCCTCAGCTGGAAGAgatgtgctgggtgctggtttTGGAACAAGCCCTCCCAGTTaaaacagggctgggaagggagcaggggagggaaaagatcTGTGCAGGGACACCAGGTCCCTGCTGTTAGCCTTGCCGTCATCCCTCCCCAGTCCTTCCCCTTGCCCTCCTTCCTcccgcccctccccccctcccccccggctGCCCCTCGCCTTGCCAAAGCCTTTTGAGCCCGGTGGaagcccctccctggccccCCGCAGCCTGCCTCATTCGCGGGGCTCGGGGAGCAGGGCGGAGCTgtgcatctcctcctcctctcggCCGCAGGCAGCTTTGCCCTGCGAGCTGGGCGACTGCTGTGCTTTCGCCGGGCAGTTGGCCACCATGTGGCTGATGCTCTGGCAGAAGTGGCACTTCTTGGGCTGTGGGGGCAGCTTGCACTCCTTGGCGTGGTGGTCCAGCCCGCCGCAGTTGTAGCATCTGCgggaggggggcgggggagggaggagaaagattCGAGGAGGAGAACTCAAATGAGGTGGGATGGGTGCCTGGGGGGATGGGTGCCTGGGGGGATCcacctggcactgcagccaAAGCTGGGCTGAGGATGgctcaggcactgctgggcGGTGACTCTGCTCTGCGTTTGGGTCCCACGGAGCCCCAGCCTgaccagcctggccctggctccGTGGTGCTGCTGGTACCCAGGAGATGGCAGCAAACCTCTGCAGCCAAACCGAGCACTTGGGGACCAAAGCCAGGGATGCAGGGGGGCACTTAAGGACAAAAATCAGGGCTCCATCCCGGTTCTGGCTCCTGTGTCTCCAGACCCTGCACCCTGTGTCCCTCTGTGGACCAGAAGCCCTCGGCAGAGCttgagcaggcagtgggaggagtgagaggagaaaggctgcaggggctgcgggGACAGCCCAAACgtggctcctctcccagctgtgtCTTTGCAGCACTCATGCCCCAGGTGTCACCTCCACACCAGAGTGAtgtgggcagagggagctgcctTGGCTCCATTTTAAaccctgcacccacctgggGTGGCCACAACCCTTTggctctttccttttccttcccaacTGAATCAGAAACCTGCCTGTGGGAacagctgggtggggagggaagcatccactgggcaggctgggatgaagcatccccaggcagccagcatggagaggatgggagaggagagggaggatgaAGAGCTGGCCTGAGTcttgccccagggctgccagtgGCACCGTGGGAGATGCTGCCAGGACATCTGGCCACGTCCAGCCATtgccttcccacagggaagagTTTCTCTTCCAGAAAAgtagccctgcccagcacagctctcccagagcagggaagcagccCCCTGGGGTGTCCCTGATCTCTGCCCTTTCCCCACCAAGCTGCATCTGCCACTCATTAACCCCTGAAGGAAGACACTTCCCCAGAGGAGGGGTCGCTGCCCGACCCcagccccatgccatgggcaggctgctgggcagctcctggtgcctgcagagctcagcccctgacccagccccagcccagcccccagcccagcccccagccccccttaCCTGTCTCCCTTGGATCTGCGCTTCTGGAGGCTCTTGCCTTTGGGTCTCCTCTCGCTGCCGATGCAGAAGACCCCCCCGGGGCCGGTCACCCGGATGGACTCCAAGCCTTTGGAGGACTTCTTGAAGGTGAActccacagcttccccctccttcaggctGCGGAAGCCTTCCATGTGAAGCTtgctctgggaggggggaaCAGGGACAGGATGGAGGTCAGCGTGGAGCTGGGGCATCCACCAGGCACTAAACGAACACCTCCCGTGGCACAGGAGATGCCAACACCCCCTgtgtggaggtgtccctgcccatggcagggggtgggaactggatgatctttaaggtccatgCCATGATCATCACCACACAATCAAACTGGAAGTTCAGAAAgacccaggctggggaggagagattgTGAAGCAGATAGAAAAACCCACTCCACTTGCACAAGCTCTGTCCATCTGAGCAGGACAAgcccagagggagctgagctgggtggtgcagctggcacctcttgcccccctgtgccagcatctcctcctgctctgccaggggatgAGCCCAGGCAGCGATTCCAGCAGGGCTTTCTCAGCTCCATGAGCAGAGCCCAAACGAGCATGAGCAGAGCGCTAAGGGGGAGGactggctggcagagggaggagcagctccagcggGCTGGGGATTCCCGGCGGAGCCGGCGCCGGCGCCTGCGCCGCTGCAGCGGGAGCCGCGTTCATGAATGGAGCATCTCCCCCATTCATGGCCTGGGCAGCTCCCGGCACGTGGAGCTCTGGCTCTCATTCCTCCCGCAGGGGCAGGCATGGAGGCTTCCCTCTTCCACCCCAGGTCTTGCCAAGacccagaaaagcagagagggaggaaatggAGTCGTGAGGTTTCAGGAGtggctgttttgtttgggtttgggggggagggcttgcaggATGTGCCGTGCACAAGGGAAGTGGGAACACAGCAGAGCTTGAGGAACAACCCTTGAGGgcccttttcctgctgctttctcccctcttctgtgtctgggcacacagctctgggTGGGACAGGCCCCACAGGCTGGGCCAAGTCACCCACAGCCACTTAGTTCACTTCCACTTGCCTGCTGGGATGGGCTCCAAGCTGGGCCTGGGGGATCAGCAGAAGCATTTACTCTCTGACCGGCTCCTGCTCCCAAAGGGAAGAGCCAAACCATGAGGTCCCCAGTGACAACAAGGACATGACAGAGCCTCACAGCAACCTCTGCCCATCCTGGGCTGATCTGGGCCATGCCATAATCACTAAACcactggcaagcagccagccaGACACTGCTTCCCAGCCCTAACTGGGCTTCCCCCAGTGCTGAACATCACCAAAAGGGTGCTGAGCATCACCAAgagggtgctgagcactgcagctgccagcacaacaCAGGATGCACCTGGCTCAGCCTTGACACCTTGAGGGTGGCCACCAGTCCGGGGctggccaccagccctgccttgtGCCCAGCGTGCTGCCCTCAAACCCCTCCACATGAGGCAGTCTGAGGGACAGGGGCTCCATGGGTGGTGAATTTGCCCcggttcagcagcagctgtggtggctgggggatgaggaagagctgagcagccccccACGGGGAGCAGCCCCCCACGGGGAGCAGCCCCCCACGGGGAGCAGCCCCCCACGGGGAGCAGCCCCCCACGGCACAGGAGGCAGAGATCCTTGCTGGggtgcccacagccccagctgtgttTACACTGCAGACAAGGAATCTCCAAGCTTTGGGACAGAGcctggccgtggcagggggcaCCTCAGTGTacaggctgctgcccagcccccagctcggCCCACGCCTTGGCACCATCACCCACGGTCAGCCAAGCTCTCCACCGCCAGTGCCAGGGGtccagctcccccaggagcCACCCAGCTCCCCCATTTTGAGGGCGAGGAAGGCCggggcagaagctgctgcaacATGACAGGGGGGAAGCGATTTATTTTCCAGGAGCCAGCGAGGATGACAACCacccccccgctcccccctccACCAAAAGGCCAAAGGAAACGCCCTCTCCCCAGGGAAGGAGTGgggaaggggcggggggggcagctgccagggcaccccagCTCTTCCCCCCGCCCGCAGCCTTTTGATGTGAGCTGCAGAGTGGCCGGTGGTCCCTGCgcatcccccctgcccccttcccaaaacacacacattGCTGGCATTCCTCTGTTATCAGATAGGTAATCAAACTGCAGCCCATTGAATTAGCTGCATACCTCCTGCATCTGAAAGGAAGGGGCCCAGAGcccctgtcccacaccacacacAAAGCCGGAGCCTTCCCAGGCCTCcacacccccctccctccccaaaaaaataaagagaggaaggggggggatcGGAGCGAGCCGGGGATGCTGGGGatggggcggggtggggggagagcgCAGGGGAGGGCCGGGGCCGGGAGCCACCGGCCAGCGAGAACAAAGGGCTGGCGGCGGCCAAGCTCCCGCTGCCCAAATTCCAGGAGTTCCAGGCCAcggcgggggggtggggaagggtggCAGGCATGGCCGCGGCCCCtctgaccccctgcagcccctccgcACATCAGCCCTGCGCCCAGCCAGCCTGCCGCGGCCGAGCCGGCGTTTGCccggagggtgctggggggctgggtcCCACGGTGGAGCTGAAGGGTCAGGTTTGGGTGCGGGGGTGTGCAGGGTGACCCTGGGCTCAGGATCACAAAGCGCTTGCCGGCCTCCTAATCAAACTGCTTtaaagcacagcccagcacaaggacctcaCTGTCGTCGTTAGGGGGACAAGGAACCGAAGCAGAGCCGATGCCActtcacccagctctctgcagcctccctgggcacccccacgGCGGGCACCCCTCTGCTTTTCCACCCATCCCACACCCTGGCAGCTCCGCCGTGATTTACCACAGACAAAGACgcagcacagaagcagctgagcactgcccacaccccctggcactgggtgccCCTTACCCTCACCCCTCCTCCACCTGTACATGGgtgccttcctccctccctctgcttcccctcccaAGGGGCGACACCA is from Dryobates pubescens isolate bDryPub1 chromosome 20, bDryPub1.pri, whole genome shotgun sequence and encodes:
- the LIN28A gene encoding protein lin-28 homolog A — translated: MGSVSNQQFAGAKPGEEPAGDSPKAENEPQPLHGSGICKWFNVRMGFGFLSMTAKGGATLDSPVDVFVHQSKLHMEGFRSLKEGEAVEFTFKKSSKGLESIRVTGPGGVFCIGSERRPKGKSLQKRRSKGDRCYNCGGLDHHAKECKLPPQPKKCHFCQSISHMVANCPAKAQQSPSSQGKAACGREEEEMHSSALLPEPRE